The window TATGCAATTTCAATTTATAGATGGACAGACACTTACCGTTGTTTAGGAGGCTGTTGCTGTCGAATCTCCTCACATGCGTCGACCCAACTGACAACTCACTAAGCATCTTTGGTATGAAAATAGGACGTCATTCAACTTACTCGCAGTAAACATCGACGGCTGCTGAAAGATCTGTATTTTTTATAGTATGTCAGCAGATGTACGGATGCCATTATCGTGCAACCCACTATTTATAGGTGTACTATACTTCTGTCCGCAAACTTTGCAATGTAAGTGACCAAACATGGTGGCTTTATCGCTGGACATCGTGTGGTAAAGTTAAGAGTATCCATTGTCGGATGGCCAATTTACATACAGCTTTACATTGACAGCTTTGTCGTGATTACAAAACAGACATTTAAAGACACTCGCTGCATAAATGAACGTCAGCAGGATACGTCACCATACCAAAATACGCACATAACGGTTCTGCCTTCTTTTTGGCAACTGGCTTCTTGGCGGCCTTTCTTTTACCCATGCTGGCTGTGTAGAAAAAGAATTGTAGAAAAGAACTTGTTTTATGTATATTATTAATATAGATCAGACGGGTTGATAGTTGGCCGCGCGAGGAGCTCATCTCAACAAGCGGCGATGCGGAGATCCGGACAACTCCACAATCCAACGACCGAGAACGCGCGTTTGGTCATCGACAACTCGACAGATGTCATAAACCTGCGATTGCATCTTTTCTCCACTTATACCTTAGCCTTTCTGGTATCTGTCAGCCTATATTCGTTGAACATCATGGAGGAAATTGGAATTGACCTCAAGATGGAAGTGAGCAAGCATCGTAAAGTGCAAGACAACATGGGGTATTGACCTCGGCATAGGACCCTAGCCTCCCAGCTCAAATCTCAGAGAAGCAAGCGCTCCTCAACTCTCTACCTAGTGGTAGTGAAGAACTCTACAGTACTTGGAAGAGACTTGAGGCCCATCGAGAGTTTTTACAGCTCCAGGAGGTACGGCTGCTCTGTTGATTGTTGGTGCCTCGAACTACGCTGATGGAACAATGCGACAGGAGTATATCCGTGACGAGACCCAAAACCTGAGGAGAGAGCTTCTGAGAGCACAGGAAGAAGTTAAGCGAATTCAGTCTGTTCCGTTGGTCATTGGCCAATTCCTCGAACCCGTTGATGAACGTCGAGCCATTGTTGGAAGTACCACTGGCTCCAATTATGTTGTCCGAATCCTTTCCACCCTGGATCGTGAACTTCTGAAACCATCTTCCTCCGTGGCTCTTCATCGCCACTCAAATGCTCTGGTGGATATCCTTCCACCAGAAGCGGATTCATCGATTGCAATGCTAGGGGCGGATGAAAAGCCAGATGTGAAGTACTCCGACATTGGTGGCCTAGATTCACAAAAGCAGGAAATCAGGGAGGCGGTCGAGTTGCCACTTGTACAACAAGACCTGTACAGAAAGATCGGAATAGATCCACCCAGAGGCGTGCTGCTCTATGGTCCTCCAGGTAAGTTGATCTATATGTTCAAAGCCTCAGTTGAAGGCTAAAACATAATGGTAGGTACTGGTAAGACTATGCTCGTCAAGGCTGTTGCCAACGCAACCAAGGCTGCATTCATCCGTGTTGTTGGCTCCGAATTTGTGCAGAAGTATCTGGGTGAAGTAAGCGAATTGCAATCTACCTTTGAACGCATGACTGACAATGTGACAGGGTCCTCGTATGGTCCGAGATGTTTTCCGATTGGCCCGAGAGAACTCTCCATGTatcatcttcatcgatgAAGTTGACGCCATCGCCACGAAGCGTTTCGATGCTCAAACCGGTTCGGATCGAGAAGTGCAGCGTATCTTGATTGAGCTGCTTACCCAGATGGACGGGTTCGACCAACAAACCAACGTCAAAGTGAGTGCCGTTTACTTAGACATCTGCATCACCTCAGTTTATTAATCATTGTATTAGGTCATTATGGCCACTAACCGAGCGGATACTCTTGACCCTGCCTTGCTTCGTCCTGGTCGTTTGGATAGGAAGATTGAGATGCCTCTTCCCTCTAGACGTGAGCGGCGATTGATCTTCCAGACTGTCACCTCCAAGATGAATCTTGGTCCCGACGTCGACCTTGAGGACTGTAAGTTTCTTAGCTATGCAGAGGTTGTGGATTTTGTGGATTGCACTCTGACGCCATGACAGACGTGTCTCGGCCGGACCAGCTCAGTTCTGCTCAAATTGCCTCTATCTGCCAAGCCGCCGGTCTTCAAGGTAAGTCATTTAGAGAGCACCAAGAAATAGGATATGGCTTATGTTCAATGCATTACAGCCGTGCGAAAGAACCGATATGTTATCTTGCCAGTTGATTTCGAGGAAGCCTGGAAAGTAAGTGCTAAGTGCCACAGTCGCGACTCGCATCGGCGCTTTCAGAAAACGCCGTGTTTGCTTCGGTTGCTGTCTTTCGAAATTTAAGCTAACTCCTTGttcctcttttctttttaGTCTGTCGTCAAGCGTAATGACGAGACTCACGAGTTTTGTAAGTCGTTCTTCTGAACATATCGATGGACACTGGCTGACTTGGGTTCCCCTTTGTTCGACAGACCGGTGATTACTGTTTGAAACGTAAGTCATGCGGTCGATCGTGTACATCAGCGCTGACCCCACTACTCAGTGTATTACTTTACATCGTATGCATTAGCAATTGATGCCAAACCCTTTCTACAAGTCTATTTTgctttctctctctcctgTCTCCATTATTTCTTGCTTAGTGACCTATATTTCGTCTTCACCCATGTGGTGTAGGGGATTGGTGTCACTCGAGCATAGAACGATGCTTCTATGAAGCTTCCGACGTTCATTTGCTATCCTCCTGAGGCGCAAGCCACTTTTACAGGAACGGTACTTCACAGGCGCCGGAtatctttttttttccttccttgGGAACTGTACAAGATCTCGACACCAAGGCAGGGCGGTCAGTTGGCGTAAGGCGAGTGGACGTTTTGCCGTGTTGTCGAGCTGTTGTTTCATCTTATATATTCCAAAGGTGCTTAACACTCTGCGAGCGATGATTACCTAAATCGTCTTGCTATTTTAGGAACACCGAGATTGTCGCTGGCGGCCTCCAAATGCTCAGGAGTGTCTTGCCCCCATTGTTAC is drawn from Cryptococcus gattii WM276 chromosome A, complete sequence and contains these coding sequences:
- a CDS encoding cell growth-related protein, putative (Similar to TIGR gene model, INSD accession AAW41913.1), with the protein product MGKRKAAKKPVAKKKAEPLSSVFKCLFCNHDKAVNVKLDKATMFGHLHCKVCGQKYSTPINNLSAAVDVYCDWVDACEEIRQQQPPKQRAPRGPDPLMHGQAGGAGYDPERAEEEDEEQEYNFNDDEEEDGRRKESEDRGGKRRKVQEESEDEDD
- a CDS encoding endopeptidase, putative (Similar to TIGR gene model, INSD accession AAW42019.1), whose translation is MEEIGIDLKMEDPSLPAQISEKQALLNSLPSGSEELYSTWKRLEAHREFLQLQEEYIRDETQNLRRELLRAQEEVKRIQSVPLVIGQFLEPVDERRAIVGSTTGSNYVVRILSTLDRELLKPSSSVALHRHSNALVDILPPEADSSIAMLGADEKPDVKYSDIGGLDSQKQEIREAVELPLVQQDLYRKIGIDPPRGVLLYGPPGTGKTMLVKAVANATKAAFIRVVGSEFVQKYLGEGPRMVRDVFRLARENSPCIIFIDEVDAIATKRFDAQTGSDREVQRILIELLTQMDGFDQQTNVKVIMATNRADTLDPALLRPGRLDRKIEMPLPSRRERRLIFQTVTSKMNLGPDVDLEDYVSRPDQLSSAQIASICQAAGLQAVRKNRYVILPVDFEEAWKSVVKRNDETHEFYR